The segment tcgacttgatatatctCTTGCTatgaaagtcacgagcagatattagttgaaTATAGGTTAGGAGCATTGGATTATTGTGAAAACatctctaagtacttgagaagcactaagggttTATTACTGATCTTTGGTAAAAAGTCAAAGCTGAGAGTGGGAGGATATGctgatgctgatgatagaatatctacatcaaagTGTATGCTTGAGCAATGTTGGTTCGATATGttgaaaggattccaagcaaCCGATCAATGAAACCTGagtatgctatagatgtgtaagatgcatctttttttttatgcTAGTAGCGGAACTGGatatcatgccatcagatgccatgatattGTACTCTAAAGACAATGACCccatagtcctagctaaggagtttaggtctcaccagaagtccaagcacataaagCAGTGGTATATACAATTACatcgagtagaaatacatagaagtgcagagagttgactccacataggatgtggtaggcccaagtcacttagccagccaaAGATCGAAACCTGTCTTGAGTGGATGGGGCTTAGATATATGGTAGCTTGGCTTTAatacaagtaggagattgttagatgtatactttagaagtcaatcttggctgacgctACCATAATcctaagatatatttttatacttgatggataatttttattatcattcatgttgtatgtatccatgatttatcttaaaaattaataaaaataattttatatattctcaaggtattgagaacttgagacatacattattaataGTTAATTTTTGAATACTCTCGATCggaagatcatcacggaggatagtgatcgatctagtaagatcgatgcatggatcacgtcccttctggatagatgagtctcgagtctgcaatgtGAGGATATTGAGATGAGAATACAGATAGTTGTTACAAAATAacttacactgaacgtgaccaatatgagaaaccacttagatgtctacttgttggtcagtgattttttcgatgctgtagtagtatgaGTGATCATTTGACCTATAGTGCCTTGACTATTTACAGTgaagttgctgtagtttgactgtacattcatTTGATCCCGAGCCATTcaggtccttactgtgtatgttggctataatgGGTTCAAGTTTGCTATTTTGAGTAGAatgtacctagatagaatctatcgatcttgacagaaaaggagtagttctatatgatttgcgagactgagtttagaaagccTCTGACCAGAGcaagtgtaaatactgaaaaagagttttcatgagattcataaataaattcgagtcaagccaatctggtatatgactaacgatggggtttaacgagttctccatgacttcTAACTCAttcaagactcacgatagagaaattatatcacacgataactacacctaaagatttattcttctattctactagattatcactacatgctgctagacgtcattgatggattgtaagaactcactaggatcgtttttggatcaacgatccttgttgagatgagttggaatcattccagtccatcaaaaaaatttcgatgatattatgatggagatcataatatgtctcactaccagaaagaatagaacctgagagatcacatacaaaagaagcTTGACCTGATCATCggtttggatcatattcaaattatcaattggattgatggtttgaatttgaaaactgctaatttgtaagcgttgtagatttagtaactactaattgttagtagagggacttaattataagtgttgtaatttaattaagtctgattaaattatagatcaagtcctaattaatttaaatttaatttaatttaattagatttgatttaatttaaagctaattgagtttaattatccaagttagacttggatttcaatcttgattggatcatatttgatgacctttcgaatcagatttgaatcgagctcgaattggattcgaatcaaatccaatttgaaactcaattaaaatagaaagTCAACTAATCATCTACTAGGCTTCTCTCTCTTGTTTCACATAGAAAAGAGAGAGGGCGTGCGTAGAGACACGCGCCCCATTGCCCTTGCATGCGTGAAAGATAAGTTGGCGCCCCTCCTTATCTGGGACTCTTCCTGATAGGGTTTGATTCAAACTTAAATTTGAATTAGATGAAATCTATCCTTATCAAGTTGAGGCATAGAACTAATTCAGAAGGAAATTTTGTGCGAAAAAATTAAGAAGGGAGGGGAGCACGTGGTCGAGGAATTGTTACGTGACTCCTTGCCGCAACAACTCAACGtgccatcctttctttcttacatctccaCGCCTAAGATCAGATCAAATCTGGTTGATTAAGGGTGTTAGGAGTTGGTTATGGCGcgggttttgtgtgacaaaataagaTAAGAGGGTGAAGGGCGAGCATAGGTTTCTTGCTAGAGGTTTATGCCTTGCCGTATCTCCTCATCTCCATGCCGTCTATTTCCCGTCCTTATTCCTCTTCATGCCCACCTTATTCTCAGATTAGATATGAGAtatagagagattagagagagaaaaagataaggaaaaagtAGTTCTCTTCTCTTCTTAGCATCCGGTTCAGTTTTTGATGGATCAGTGCAAAGGATTCATGCTACAGCCCTGTTTTTTAAGATCTAAAAGAAGGGCTCAAATCCAAGTCTAAAGAGCAAGGCCTGCAAGATGCTAGCACACCGATGGCCTTGATACTTCGATTGAAATcatctccatgtggataccagTACAGGTCGAGCATGTGCATGGCTATGACTGGAATCCTAAACATCCACAAGATCCAAAGGAAAGCACAGGTATGAAGATCGTATCTCCTATTTACTTTTGTTTTCTTGTTTCAGATTTTCAATTTAGTGTTCATATGACAATCCGATGCATGATTTTCAGATATGATCTGAtatgtattttaaattaaaagagtttgaatttattttattttcactgTACAATTGAATTTGacgtttgaaaaattttaaaactatacaTACAAAACCACCGCACTTTCTAACAGTAGTAGGGTTCAGATATTAAGGAGTTTGGCTACAACCATGAAGTAGGGTTCATGTGGCTCATGTAGAAGAAGAAGGAGCATACATTTAAGAAGATCAAGTATATGGTATCGTAGGCCATAGAGGTGACAGTCTTTGTAGAGTAACACAAGATGAAGAAAATAACAGGGGCCGATGAAGATGAAAGAGTTGTTGCTGTGGCTTTCTATTGTAGAGGTGTATATTGATGATCCCTCATTAGAGAAGATCACTTTCACAACTGGCACCGGATTGTCTAAAAGCTTTCTGGTGTTGCGATCAAGGGCTTGTGGCTCGGCACATGAGGTATTATCCACtctgatcgatagatctcatggtTTTGCCCTTCAAAAGATGTCTCACGTGAGATGAGAAGTCTACTCCTATATAAATCAGAGTCTTTCTTGACTCATAACTAATTGGACTAATGATGTCCTCCCTTTTACACCACAATATAGCCTTCAAATCAAGAGAGAGTCTGTGACAGATGGGAGGtatcctcctccttatttttatcacAGACTGATGTACGGATAGGAAGAGTCTCACAGTTGCAAGGGTGGTCTCCTACCTAGTGTGCCACTATTATGGTCAAGAGCTCATAGCTCGGcacatgaggtattgtccactcTAATTCATGGGTCTCATAATTTTGTCCTTCAAAAAGTACGTCACATGAGATAGATGGTCTTTTTCTATATAAATCAGAGTCCTCCTTGACTTATAATCAATGTGAAACTAATAATATCCTTCATTCTACACCACAACACCCGATGTCTGCCTTCAAGCTCAAGTAGTTTGAGAGAGGGACTAAGATTTTAGTTCTACTTTGAGCAGAACAATGGGATTTAGGAGTTCTCTCAATCTGTTGAGAACATTTCTAAGATTTTAGTTTCTGATTCTCATTTAATAATTGATGTTGTATCAAATAAAAATTCGATCAATGGTCTTATTGTGATACATCCATTCAGATTCAGGTTCTCTTTGAATCTACAAATTCGGTGACCTATGCTCAACTTCAATACTGTTTACATTGTAACATATAACTTGTTTGCAACTTAAGTTCTTAATCCAAAAGTTTCTATTCCTTGGATAGATGGAAGCTATCATACATGAAGGAATTAGTACTTCAGATCTTCTAATGCTTCTCTAGTTGAGGAAGTTTCTAACTGTAGTTAAATATGACGGGCTCATATGCATACTAAAATGATGCAGCCATCTTTCTGAAAGAGCATAGTAGTAAGCTGCTGTACAAGGCTGTCCTAAGTAGACCTATCAATGGGTCGGGTTCAGATCGAAACCTGGATATCTATATTCAGATCCAATCTTAGTTACTGATATCGGATCCAAATCTGAATGTCCGACGAGTCGGGCCTTGAAGTACCAGACCCGAACCATAATGGGTTCCGAGTATTCGGACCCGGTTCTGGGATCTGAAACTCATATTCAAAGTgtcaaaaaaatatctaaaaattatataataatctagaaaaatatctaaaaattatacaatcatatgatcatacaaaaaaaaatataaaagttgtTCAAATTCAATAAGTAAAACTCCAACTAAAGTATCCAAAAAATCAATattctaattataaaatattcaatACATTGTTCAAATTTTAATAGCAACAACTATAAGAACatttatcaataaattgatcCACGGGTTATTTACCAATGCTTATCTAGAAAAAGAGCAAATCAGCGAGGGTAGATGGATCTTAGCAGCTGAGGCGGCCTTGGTGTCAAGGTCTGATGagcgaaggagagggagaggaagtcgAGACGGCGAAGGGCAACGACAGAGAAATCGGATCTCGAAGGAGGGCAGTGGTGGAGAGGGAGAGGCGGCCCAGATACTGGCGAAGATGATGCAAGGCAGAGGGAGGAGGTGCAGAGCGGTGGAGCCGCAGAAGGCAATAATGAAGGGGGAGAGGTGGAGAGGAGATCGAATCTTGATGGAGAGAAAGAGGAAATCGAGAATAAAAGAGGAGGGAGAGCTTAGCATCGTCGAAGAGATTGGATCTCGATGGAGAATAGGACTGATAAAATATGACCCGACCTGTCAATCCGACCCATGTTCGACCCGTCATAAACAtatttggatttaggctaaacaGATTTGGGTCATAAATAGATCGacccatttaatccgtttaataattggatcagatttaaattttagatatctaatccatttaatctatttaatattcaaaTCGGATTGAGTTagataacctatttaacctatttaatctatttctgacccatttaatccgacctgtttcacttgtttaacctatttaagatctgtttaacctgttaaaaatttgtttaacctatttctgacctatttaatccgatctatttaacctgtttaatccgtttaacataatttgacctatttaataaatgagttaaatggatcagatcgagttatctgtttaataaacaggtcagattcagatttgaatttttgacccgtTTAATGAACAGATCAGATTTGGGTTGATGATTTTCTAATCCAACTCATTTATGATTCGACCcgatccgattgccacccctagtGGAGAGGGAGAGTGGGAGACTAagagacagagagagggagactaagagatagagagagggagaggatctcCTCTTAGGATGGATCTCCTCCATCCACAGCCTTGGTGTCAGGGTCTAGCCGCTAGCGAGCGGATCTCACAGCGAAGAGGGAGAGTAGACCTATCAATAGGTCAGATTCGGATCAGAATCTAGATATCTAGATCCAGCCCGATCTTAGTTACTAGTACCAAACTTGGACTCAAATATCCGACGGGTCTGGCCTTGAAGTATCAGACTCGGACCCTAATAGGTCTCGAATATCCGGATCCAGTTTCAGGATCCGAAACTCATATTCAAAGtctcaaaaaaatatctaaaaattatataataatctaaaaaaatatctaaaaattatacaatcatataattatacaaataaaaatataaaaattattcaaatttAATAAGTAAAACTCTAACTAAAATATCCAATAAACCAACATTCTAATTATAAAGTATTCAATACATTGTTCAAATTTTAATAACAACAATTATAAgaatatttattaacaaattgatCCATAGGATATTTACCAATGCTTACCTAGAAAAAGAGCAAATTAGCGACGGCACAGCGGATCTCAGTAGCTGAGGCGGCCTTGGTGTTGGGATCTGGTGagtggaggagagggagaggaagtcgGGACGGCAAAGGACGGCGATGGAGAGATCGGATCTCGGTGGAGGGCAGTAGTAGAGAGTGAGAGGCAGTCCAAATGACGACGGAGATGATACGAGGTAGAGAGAGGAGGCACGGAGCAGCGGAGCCATGGAAGGCAATGGCAGAGAGGGAGAGGCGGAGAGGAGATCGGATCTCGatgaagaggaagagaaagagaaagccaGGAGCAAGAGAGGAGGGAGGGCTTGGCACGGTTGGAGAGATCGGATATCGACAGAAAGATCTTGGCGGAAAGGGAGAGCGAGAGACTAAGAgacagagagaggaagagagggagattgAGAgacaaagagagggagaggatctcCTCTCGAAATGGATCTCTTCTATCCACGGCCTTGGTGTCGGGGTCCGGCCACCGACGAGCAGATCTCATGATGGAGAGGGAGAGACAGGATGCTTAGAGcgggagaggaggggagggagaggcaCCGTCAAGGAGACAAAGAGACAAAGGGATGAAAGAATCTGAGAATGAGGATGTGGGAATTGAGATCACGGTCTCAGACTCTCAGTCATCTATGGCTTCtttgttctttaaaaattttaggcctcGTTGATCTCTGATCTAAtgactcaaaatattttaaatatatatatatatataatattattatattatattatgtaggTCTCGGGTCTAGGTATTAAATATCCAGACCCTATCCGTTTACATTATGATTTATCGAGTCTGGATTCGGATCCGGATAAATGGGTCTGATGCTAGTACCAAACCTGTATCTATCGAGTAAATATCCGCGGGTTTCGGATCTGGATCCGGCCTATTGACAGCTCTAGTCCTAAGACTGACAAATCAATAATTGAGGATCTCTCTCATTGTAGAACTTCCCAGGAGGAAGCAAGCTAAACTTTTCATCAATTATAATGAAATATTTGTTTCATTGATTTCTGTTTAAAATTTGGAAGATATGTATTAAACAAAAAACTAACTAATTTGATGTCAATGGTGCATATTAAAGTTTTGGATCATCATGTCAATCCAAACAAGACCCAAACGTTGATCTCTTTTGGACTTGACTTGGTAGCGCCCCAAGCTGTATTCGATCATGAAACAAAAAATCATCTCCAATTTTCAAGtgattaaattttattcatttatttattctaataaataaatatttttaaccaTACCCAATTAGAGTTACCTGAGGGAAGTTGGGAAAAAATGTCatcattgctcagacgaagaaaCCTCCTCCTATATtgagataaatataattttatttttgatcgccAGCCAAAAGAGTAATAGGGCGAGCACTGGGAGTAGCTAGTCAGTATTCTATGCCTCAATTTGCAAAGGTAATAAGAATTTGTTATGTTTAAGTATATTTTATTTGGTTGAGGGGGTGACGTTTCTGTGTGGGTTGTCCAAAGCACAAATCCTTGAGCacgtttatttattatttagctGCTCACAAGCTCCTAGATGGAAGAAAAAGAATCACAAAAACTTGGACAATTATACGGGGTCTTGAGTCATTTGGGTTTTCTGGGCAAACGAATTCATAAAAATGGAGCTCAATATTGTCATAGAGtatataaaaattagtttttggACAATGACTTAAGTACAATGAAATTTCATCAAGTCAATATACCCATATATATACtgcaaaaataataattttaaattttggctTATTGCATTTGTTACATTTTTCCtagtattataattttgattttaacTAATATTGCTGTATAACTTTTTTGAATTTGTGGAAATGACATATAAACCAAATTTAGGTGTAGCAGAATGAGCTAAGTTAAAAAGTAGTTACACCTTGCAACGGGCATATCAAGATGCACACTCTTTTGAAGGTGGGCGTATGTAAATCTGAGGCCAAAGTTAAGGCTTCTATTCTAATAATAGAAATTTTATTCTATATCAATGTACGCGTGCTCTCTCTCTCAGGGAGGGGTGGCAATTGGATTGGATACGGATCCAATCAATAtggatctgatcgaaaaatcattaacttaaatccaatctatttattaaatagattaaaaattcagatctgaatccaatctatttattaaacagataatccgatCCGACTCGcttgatttatttattaaataaattaaattaaattaaattaattaaataatttaattagattaaatagattatctgattcaatctaatctgaatattaaatagattaaacggattaaatagatcagatattTGAAATCTAAATTCGATAAAAATATTAAACAAATTAAATGGATTGGTTTGGTTATGATCCAAATTCGTTTagcttaaatttaaatttatttatgatagatcAAACATGAATTGGATTGATGAGTCGGTTTATATTTTGTCAGCCATAAATTTATGAGATAAAAGGATGGAGTTTAACTTTCTCTAAATTTATTAGAAGAACAAGAAGCAAAAGTAACAGAAGGAGAACTATATGAAAGTGAAAATTACAATGCGTTCGTTCGTATGAGCAACATTCTTTTAATTAAGAGAGGACAGCAAGCCTGAATATCAACTTCAATTTGCTTTCTAAACAAAGTCTTTCCCAGTTCTTGAAATACAGCAAGAGAGTTACTTCAATTTCCCAGTTATTTTCATATACTTTTTAACTAGAATTTCTAAGAGAGGGAACGAGTCAGGGGAATTGGTCCCTCAAAATGTTGATGCCCTTCATTTATTCTTCTTCCTATTATCATAATCTTCGCAGCGTCAACGGCAAATGATCAACCCCTTTTGAACGCAGGTACGCGGCATCGCTTGGAGCTTGGAAGCAGGTTCCGAGGAACAACACGCTTGTCATCCTTCGCGCACATCTCTTAAAGCGATGCACACAACATCGTTCATCCGTCTGCACCGACATCAAAGCGAGCAGTGGGTAATCCAACGGTGGATGGACGCTGAGGACGGTGAATCCTTCTTTCCCGCGAAGGATACAGCTACGACCTCGAAGTTGCCGTTCCGTCTTTGTTGACTCGCCTCCTCCTCTTGACCCCTTCTTTTTCGCCCCCCAACCGATCCATATTAATTTGTCTCACATCCTGTGGGCCCACCGATCGTCTCAAGGCCGGTGCACGACCCTCACCGTTGAACCCAAGCAACCACGTGATGGCAGCAATCCACGCGCTGGGCGGCCCTGCCCAAAGCCCAGTACTCCAATGTCAAAGTCTCCCTTGCCCACCCGTCCAGACTCACCGCTACTTCTTCAACGCCTTCTCGTCTATAAATACTCCCTCCACCATTCTCTCCATCACCACCACCCTTAGCCTCCTATATACACTTCCATAAACTTCCCTTCCAATCCCTTCTAGTTATAAGATGGCATCCCAGACCATCGAGAGCTACCGAGAAGCTGCCGAGGTCTATCATGGTGATGACCTCTGTAAGAAGAAGTCTATTGAATTGCTTGAAGAGCTTGGCCTTCCAAAAGGTCTGCTACCCCTCGTCGATATTGAGGAGTTTGGCTACAATCGTGCAGCTGGATTTTTGTGGCTCatccagaagaagaagaaagagcatACATTCAAGAAGATCAAACAGACGGTATCGTATGCCACCGAGGTGACGGCCTTCGTGGAGCAAcgcaagatgaagaagataacAGGGGTGAAGACGAAGGAGTTGTTGCTATGGCTTTCTGTTGTGGAGGTGTACATTGATGATCCCTCGTTGGAAAAGATCACTTTCAAGACCGGTACCGGACTATCTGATACCTTTCCAGTCGCTGCCTTTGAGCTTGAGTAGTTTGAGATAGGGAAGTTAGTGGAGGGCCTGGAGCTTGGATTCGCTGTGATCTTTGAGCTGGAAATTGAAAATGGGGAGCCACCCTCCATCAGTTTAAATGTTgttaattttctttttctttttttttttttttttgtgtgtgtgtttgtgtgtcttTTAAATAGTACTGCTgtattaaataaaagttgcaattATTGGTCTGATAATAATATATGTTCTCAATAAATCATTTGATAAGTAAGCTTTTTCTTTTATTTGCTAGGTGAAGATCATTTGAATCAGTTATGTACATCTTCTTTGAAGTTTAGAGTAAAATAATTAGCACTTTAGATGTACATTCTTAAT is part of the Elaeis guineensis isolate ETL-2024a chromosome 15, EG11, whole genome shotgun sequence genome and harbors:
- the LOC105057926 gene encoding uncharacterized protein, coding for MASQTIESYREAAEVYHGDDLCKKKSIELLEELGLPKGLLPLVDIEEFGYNRAAGFLWLIQKKKKEHTFKKIKQTVSYATEVTAFVEQRKMKKITGVKTKELLLWLSVVEVYIDDPSLEKITFKTGTGLSDTFPVAAFELE